Proteins encoded in a region of the Drosophila sechellia strain sech25 chromosome 2L, ASM438219v1, whole genome shotgun sequence genome:
- the LOC6611627 gene encoding piezo-type mechanosensitive ion channel component isoform X6, giving the protein MVFSYACMVLQRIVVPAVLVLAALMRPVGISFVYLLMFFVSPFVPLATRRNFKGSVTAFFIILLTLSTLVLLGHITLQILAVSLTLPIYNCSFSERLLRHIGFVSFIDLQPFAIIEWLVPEVLVFATSLGSYLTVKRVASQPVGAEQLENGEVVDGQAENAQTSSQPSGADANGGDVQQATVTTPLQQQQQQLRKRVSMISQHIHFEGLVKISPLFCLATLFFAAVLRPSVPGGFYFLIFLLAGTYWATCQTLQRGFALLLRCVMVVLVLHSLSIVSYQTPWMQSHLNHTTLTARLIGLEPLIESYCSPDIRVFLYNNKLSLDSYLNPFALFFAYFALALTTKHLIKPRVSLRRDQRATLNEPTETTPLVRQSTRKAGKAQPLESGSSVAPSVTQRGNDIQLDSMEQRSEQENTTTSILDQISYGFVSVGGFIYQNSYIFTNILMMAWSIVYHSWLTFVLLLWANVLWMIPNQRKAMMRSSPFIVLYAEALLIAQYIYGMDLNNEELPTSVPTAGINLQQIGFERPIENQMRPCVPLIVKTAFVLMFWVTSRQFFKEKRDRRRDSTLADIIAPLQITVGSAGSSYLINDGKKTSKFLKKAGDVIKNLLVRLWIWLLVLVIFLCAITGENMTGFRICYMALFLFFLLVFQSSSKAWVKIMYGFWLFLIFYAMSILILIYTYQFDKFDKYWSDYLNVSATLQKDIGLKRYQTKDLFLHLVSPTIIVILTVIQVHYFHKRFIASLQQQPLAGGSAHQKPTETTALEPAPSKRRGSAGSLRRSQGPSAEAAPGATTDFETSVRDLVRISFRKIKNKSEYIFKNFKDVFWRFLELHIMKAVYIAAFVCSVSEVCVLHIIFVGFCVLGATSRKAVQVVISRLISFIVTVIVLSKMIYQIEYLSHSQHNVVCSDNRTANNAEWIGLTKADKVTGGLMSLLRTYIIYMVIATMHAVISLRQLQMRVKIGALNAPPTKLLFPNIIRADAEKDLVGLVKYLLNFGFYKFGIEISLIALVSTITYRQDIVAVVYALWLVVLLLLRRSQCAKIWGVFQAFFAISILTQYIVLVGLPPSSCLVFPWDEGPFGEGIQRWTMLPGALHFNHVPKLIFDFIVLVILNRQKSIFCIEQRYASNDDYPGGSNRSVIADIAQLGRVPFDNPTHDFCSYIRNYSDILKNGVLCGFYWFTLAVVFLAGTNIADLLALGYLIGAFIFLWQGSDFYLRPIHTIIFRWKWLLAFNVANILIKTSFQMAGCLFMTQLTKDCCWLVHMLGITCTSNVLTEQIMLPEEAELALKPGECPKITHQVVLLWDTICFAFIIFQLRIFKSHYFCHIITDTKANNILASRGADIIESLRHKQIAHRHDHEKQVLHKIKRKMERIRATQQKMLRPLDKQTHFDEHGYPLPAPTVRRRKEIKLHPHATRAGDYYMFEEMDDKFELDLIHDEIDFLEEENITESEMKMQRRKTLYDLLPASGLTRYIYLNPQKSKDAPPGEFPSTSKGISKERDAATASSSASPAPTRDVGDLPVIPPPSTGLGREQTSKETSDSKSKMEVDSGEVTAKDSDEDFDTNPIIRLLEGFLVTLTIRLNRFSRNYRFVNRILAGEKKTLKESSSLNRLGLSSAAAMFHFLKSNLESDESDPPASSSTPRRVVIAPTNATEHSDPTSTTLNTNTTTTPLSPPEPLQPTTTSTPQQQHQHIRAAEEIIELPVDTVDGVAHRKQSINSSPPAKGTMLSRKSDCGLPEIRIKAPSVERGAHYYHNHHSGGGSGSLSKHWSYEQVDSAGEFNLEEENFAQRDHHIIVEVLISSWYALLANTDLICYIVVFINQVVNASLISLPLPIMVFLWGTLSLPRPTKTFWVTLIAYTQAIVLIKCIFQFKLIWSNYHQLPNQPLTPAKIFGVENKAHYAIYDLILLLVLFLHRYLLKSQGLWKSGYKDTDNQFTKPTASIDERDDSDNLSQPDSRQLNDDAAQKLSLQVSQASLPGSPEFSKTGINQLERTKYTSSLYKFFFSLVHKSRLATDVYALMFLCDFVNFFVLLFGFTAFGTQQTESDEGVQTYLAENKVPIPFLIMLLVQFLLIVIDRALYLRKALVNKIIFHFFSVIGIHIWMFFVVPAVTERTFNSLAPPIIFYVIKCFYMLLSSYQIKSGYPKRILGNFFTKGFSMVNMIAFKVYMQIPFLYELRTILDWVCIDSTMTIFDWLKMEDIFSNIYLIRCTRQSETDFPAMRAQKKASLSKLIMGGTVVLLIVICIWGPLCLFALGNAVGTSNVPFHVSLSIRIGPYDPIYTTNNYDSIFEINPEMYSQMTNAYIKEKQALTFIAGYDATDVAAVRLAGNSPSLWNIAPPDRQRLLNDLRNNHTLKARFSYSLTRKAPAKGLKENVGDEHAISLDESFEGRAALIHMLSETHDVEPIHSNGTTNGTTPEVEEVVVIPGMIPKFIKVLNSGDAAVVSVLSPKHYDYRPLVIKMHRDNETNGLWWEIRDYCNDTFYNETLSKFAYNNCTSGIVMYTFNDKKFPSTFSFLTAGGIIGLYTTFVLLASRFMKSFIGGQNRKIMFEDLPYVDRVLQLCLDIYLVREALEFALEEDLFAKLLFLYRSPETLIKWTRPKEEYVDDDGDTDSIPSRMSVRRPEQLQPQQPQ; this is encoded by the exons ATGGTCTTCAGCTATGCGTGCATGGTGCTCCAGCGCATCGTGGTGCCAGCGGTCCTGGTACTCG CTGCCCTGATGCGACCAGTGGGCATATCCTTTGTGTACCTTCTGATGTTCTTTGTGTCGCCCTTCGTTCCGCTGGCCACGCGACGCAACTTCAAAGGATCTGTGACTGCCTTCTTCATCATCCTGCTGACGCTGAGCACGCTGGTCCTCTTGGGTCACATAACGCTCCAGATTCTGGCGGTCAGCCTCACGTTGCCCATCTACAACTGCTCGTTCAGTGAGCGTCTGCTGCGTCACATTGGCTTCGTGAGCTTTATTGATCTACA gcCCTTTGCCATCATCGAATGGCTGGTGCCTGAGGTGTTGGTTTTCGCCACCTCCCTGGGTTCGTATCTCACGGTGAAGCGAGTGGCCTCTCAGCCCGTCGGCGCCGAGCAGCTGGAGAACGGCGAAGTGGTCGATGGCCAGGCGGAAAATGCCCAGACATCTTCTCAGCCATCTGGCGCAGATGCCAATGGAGGAGATGTGCAACAGGCCACGGTCACCACGCcactgcagcaacagcagcagcagctgaggAAACGAGTGTCCATGATCAGCCAGCACATTCACTTTGAGGGCTTGGTCAAGATCT CTCCTCTGTTCTGCCTGGCCACGCTGTTCTTTGCGGCCGTGCTGCGTCCCTCGGTGCCTGGCGGATTTTACTTTCTCATTTTCCTGCTGGCCGGCACCTACTGGGCAACATGCCAGACGCTGCAACG GGGCTTTGCTTTGTTGCTGCGCTGCGTGATGGTCGTCCTCGTGCTGCACTCCCTGTCCATTGTATCCTACCAGACGCCATGGATGCAGAGCCACCTCAATCATACCACCCTGACAGCCCG GTTGATTGGACTGGAACCGCTTATTGAATCCTACTGCTCGCCGGATATACGAGTCTTTCTGTACAATAATAAGCTATCCCTGGACTCGTACCTCAATCCCTTTGCGTTGTTCTTTGCCTACTTCGCACTGGCCCTGACCACCAAGCATCTCATTAAGCCACGG GTTTCTTTGCGCCGAGATCAGCGTGCAACGTTGAATGAACCGACTGAGACGACGCCT TTGGTGCGCCAAAGCACGCGAAAGGCTGGAAAGGCCCAACCGCTGGAAAGTGGATCCTCGGTGGCGCCCAGTGTCACTCAGCGGGGCAATGACATTCAGCTGGACTCGATGGAGCAGCGATCGGAGCAGGAGAACACCACCACATCCATACTGGATCAAATATCGTATGGATTCGTCAGCGTGGGAGGATTCATATATCAGAACAGCTATATATTCACAAACATTCTTATGATG GCCTGGTCCATAGTGTATCACAGTTGGCTGACTTTTGTCCTGTTGCTGTGGGCCAACGTGCTATGGATGATTCCCAACCAGAGGAAGGCCATGATGCGGTCCAGTCCCTTTATAGTGTTGTATGCTGAGGCCCTGTTGATTGCCCAATACATATACGGCATGGATCTCAACAACGAAGAGCTGCCCACGAGCGTTCCC ACTGCGGGCATTAACCTGCAACAAATTGGCTTCGAACGACCCATCGAGAACCAAATGCGTCCATGTGTGCCGCTGATCGTGAAGACAGCGTTTGTGCTAATGTTTTGGGTGACGTCCCGACAGTTCTTCAAGGAGAAGCGCGATCGCCGAAGAGACAGCACTCTGGCGGACATCATTGCCCCACTGCAGATCACTGTGGGATCGGCTGGCTCCAGCTACCTCATCAACGATGGCAAGAAGACCTCAAAGTTCCTAAAAAAGGCCGGCGATGTGATCAAGAATCTACTGGTGCGCCTGTGGATCTGGCTACTCGTGCTGGttatcttcctttgcgccatCACTGGCGAGAACATGACCGGCTTCCGCATCTGCTACATGGCCCTGTTCCTATTCTTCTTGCTAGTTTTTCAATCGTCGTCCAAGGCGTGGGTTAAGATCATGTACGGCTTCTGGCTGTTTCTGATCTTCTATGCCATGTCCATACTTATATTGATTTACACATATCAATTCGACAAGTTCGACAAGTACTGGAGCGACTATCTCAATGTGTCAGCGACTTT GCAAAAGGATATCGGCCTTAAGCGCTATCAGACCAAGGATCTGTTCCTCCATTTGGTATCACCGACGATAATTGTGATCCTGACCGTCATCCAAGTGCACTACTTCCACAAGCGCTTCATCGCATCATTGCAACAGCAGCCGTTGGCTGGCGGATCGGCACATCAGAAACCCACGGAGACAACTGCCTTGGAACCGGCGCCATCGAAGCGACGTGGCAGCGCCGGTTCACTGCGTAGATCCCAGGGTCCATCGGCGGAGGCTGCTCCAGGAGCCACCACCGATTTCGAGACATCTGTACGAGACTTGGTGCGCATATCGTTCCGCAAGATCAAGAACAAGTCGGAGTACATCTTCAAGAACTTCAAGGATGTCTTCTGGCGCTTCCTGGAGCTGCACATCATGAAGGCTGTGTATATCGCAGCCTTCGTGTGCAGTGTCAGCGAAGTCTGCGTACTGCACATTATCTTTGTGGGTTTCTGTGTGCTGGGCGCCACCTCGCGGAAGGCCGTCCAGGTGGTGATCAGCCGCCTCATCTCGTTCATTGTCACCGTCATAGTTCTGTCCAAGATGATCTACCAGATCGAGTACCTGAGTCACTCGCAGCACAACGTGGTTTGT TCTGACAACCGGACTGCCAACAATGCGGAGTGGATTGGCCTCACCAAGGCTGACAAGGTAACCGGCGGACTGATGAGCCTGTTGCGCACCTACATCATCTACATGGTTATTGCGACCATGCACGCAGTGATCAGTTTGCGGCAGCTTCAAATGCGCGTCAAGATCGGAGCACTGAATGCTCCACCCACCAAGCTGCTTTTCCCCAATATTATTCGAGCTGATGCTGAGAAGGATCTGGTGGGACTGGTCAAGTATCTCCTCAACTTTGGCTTCTACAAATTCGGCATTGAGATATCGCTAATCGCGCTGGTCTCCACCATCACATATCGTCAGGATATTGTGGCCGTAGTCTATGCTCTGTGGCTGGTGGTGCTTTTGCTTCTGCGGAGATCGCAGTGCGCCAAAATATGGGGCGTTTTTCAGGCATTCTTTGCCATCTCCATACTGACACAGTATATAGTGCTGGTAGGACTGCCGCCGAGCTCATGCCTGG TGTTTCCCTGGGATGAAGGTCCCTTCGGCGAGGGCATACAACGATGGACGATGCTGCCAGGAGCCCTGCACTTCAACCACGTACCCAAACTGATCTTCGACTTCATTGTCTTGGTCATTCTGAACCGACAGAAGAGTATCTTCTGCATCGAACAGCGTTATGCCAGTAACGACGACTATCCGGGTGGCAGCAATCGCAGTGTGATCGCGGATATTGCTCAGCTAGGTCGCGTTCCCTTCGACAATCCCACCCACGACTTTTGCTCTTACATCCGGAACTACTCGGACATCCTCAAGAACGGAGTGCTGTGCGGCTTCTACTGGTTTACTCTGGCAGTTGTTTTCTTGGCCGGCACCAATATTGCGGATCTGCTGGCACTGGGTTATCTGATCGGAGCTTTTATCTTCCTGTGGCAGGGATCGGATTTCTATCTGCGTCCCATACACACCATCATCTTTCGCTGGAAGTGGCTGCTGGCATTCAATGTTGCCAACATACTCATCAAGACGTCCTTCCAAATGGCCGGCTGTTTGTTCATGACCCAACTGACGAAAGACTGCTGCTGGCTGGTGCACATGCTCGGCATCACCTGTACGAGCAATGTGCTTACAGAGCAAATAATGCTGCCCGAGGAGGCTGAACTGGCGCTTAAGCCAGGCGAATGTCCTAAGATCACCCACCAGGTGGTCCTCCTGTGGGACACGATTTGCTTCGCCTTCATCATCTTCCAGCTGCGCATCTTCAAGTCGCACTACTTCTGTCACATCATAACGGACACCAAAGCAAATAACATCCTGGCCTCAAG AGGAGCCGACATCATTGAGAGTCTACGACATAAGCAGATTGCGCATCGCCACGACCATGAAAAGCAGGTGCTACATAAGATCAAGCGAAAGATGGAGCGCATCCGTGCCACGCAGCAGAAGATGCTGCGCCCCTTGGACAAACAAACCCACTTCGACG aaCATGGTTATCCACTTCCTGCACCAACAGTACGCAGAAGgaaggaaattaaattacatcCACATG CTACCCGTGCTGGTGACTACTATATGTTCGAGGAGATGGACGATAAGTTTGAGCTCGACTTGATACACGACGAGATCGACTTCCTCGAGGAGGAAAACATCACCGAGAGCGAGATGAAGATGCAGCGACGCAAGACCCTCTACGAT CTATTACCAGCCAGTGGTCTAACTCgctatatttatttgaaccCACAGAAGTCGAAGGATGCACCCCCAGGCGAGTTTCCCTCCACCAGCAAGGGTATTTCCAAGGAGCGCGATGCGGCGACGGCTTCCAGTTCGGCTAGTCCAGCGCCCACTAGGGATGTGGGTGATCTGCCCGTGATTCCACCACCCTCGACTGGCCTGGGACGTGAGCAAACCTCCAAGGAGACCTCCGATAGCAAGTCCAAAATGGAAGTGGACAGCGGAGAGGTGACGGCCAAGGATTCGGATGAGGACTTTGATACCAATCCCATTATCAGACTGCTCGAGGGCTTCTTGGTCACGCTGACCATAAGACTGAACCGCTTCTCGCGCAACTATCGCTTTGTGAATCGCATCCTGGCCGGCGAAAAGAAGACCCTGAAG GAGTCCAGTTCGTTGAACCGCCTGGGGCTGTCCAGTGCCGCTGCCATGTTCCACTTCCTCAAGTCCAATCTCGAGAG CGATGAAAGTGACCCGCCCGCCTCCTCATCCACCCCGCGGCGGGTGGTGATCGCACCTACAAATGCCACCGAGCACTCAGACCCCACCAGCACCACACTGAACACGAACACGACAACCACACCGCTATCACCACCAGAACCACTGCAACCAACTACAACCAGTACAccacagcaacagcatcagcatATTCGCGCTGCCGAAGAAATCATCGAACTCCCTGTAGATACCGTGGATGGAGTCGCCCATAG aAAACAATCAATCAATTCATCGCCGCCAGCCAAGGG CACGATGCTCAGTCGAAAATCGGATTGTGGCCTGCCTGAGATACGTATTAAAGCGCCATCTGTCGAGCGCGGTGCACACTATTACCATAATCACCACAGCGGCGGTGGCTCAGGATCCTTGAGCAAACACTGGTCCTACGAGCAGGTGGACAG CGCGGGCGAATTCAATCTGGAGGAGGAGAACTTCGCCCAGAGAGATCATCATATCATTGTCGAGGTGCTGATCTCCTCGTGGTATGCCCTGTTGGCCAACACGGATCTCATCTGCTACATTGTGGTGTTCATCAATCAG GTGGTCAATGCCAGTCTCATTTCGCTGCCGTTGCCCATTATGGTCTTTTTGTGGGGTACACTGTCTCTGCCGCGTCCCACTAAAACCTTCTGGGTCACTCTGATTGCTTACACCCAGGCCATCGTCCTGATCAAGTGCATCTTCCAGTTTAAGCTGATCTGGTCCAATTACCACCAACTGCCCAATCAGCCGCTGACACCTGCCAAAATATTCGGCGTTGAGAACAAGGCCCACTATGCGATTTATGACCTGATCCTGTTGCTGGTTTTATTCCTGCATCGCTATCTGCTTAAATCACAAGGCCTGTGGAAATCGGGCTACAAGGACACGGACAACCAGTTCACCAAACCCACCGCTAGCAT TGATGAACGCGACGATAGCGACAACCTGTCCCAACCGGACTCCCGCCAGCTAAACGATGATGCTGCTCAGAAGCTGAGTCTTCAAGTGAGCCAGGCTTCTTTGCCAGGATCGCCAGAGTTCAGCAAGACGGGCATCAATCAGCTAGA GCGCACCAAGTACACTTCATCGCTGTACAAATTCTTCTTCAGTTTGGTCCACAAATCCCGTCTAGCCACAGATGTATACGCTCTGATGTTCCTCTGCGATTTTGTGAACTTCTTTGTGCTACTTTTCGGCTTCACGGCATTTGGA ACTCAGCAAACGGAAAGTGATGAAGGTGTACAGACATATCTTGCGGAAAACAAAGTGCCCATACCATTCCTGATTATGCTACTGGTTCAGTTCCTGCTCATCGTCATTGATCGCGCTTTGTATCTGCGCAAAGCCCTGGTGAACAAGATCATCTTCCACTTCTTTTCGGTTATCGGAATACACATCTGGATGTTCTTCGTTGTGCCTGCAGTTACGGAGCGCACATTCAACTCCCTCGCACCTCCAATAATATTCTACGTTATCAAGTGCTTTTACATGCTGCTCAGCTCTTATCAAATCAAATCCGGATACCCCAAGCGCATTCTGGGCAACTTCTTCACCAAGGGATTCTCGATGGTCAATATGATTGCCTTTAAGGTGTACATGCAGATTCCATTCCTGTACGAACTGCGAACCATATTAGATTGGGTGTGCATTGACAGCACCATGACCATTTTCGACTGGCTGAAGATGGAGGACATTTTCTCGAATATATATCTTATACGCTGCACCCGGCAGTCAGAGACTGATTTTCCGGCCATGAGAGCTCAGAAGAAGGCTTCACTTTCCAAGCTAATAATGGGTGGCACCGTCGTCCTGCTGATAGTGATTTGCATTTGGGGACCACTGTGTCTGTTTGCTCTTGGCAACGCGGTGGGCACCTCGAATGTACCCTTCCATGTGTCGCTATCTATACGAATTGGACCCTATGATCCTATCTATACAACGAACAACTACGACAGTATCTTCGAGATCAATCCTGAGATGTACTCTCAGATGACTAACGCATACATAAAGGAGAAACAGGCTTTGACGTTTATTGCCGGCTATGATGCAACGGATGTAGCTGCGGTTAGACTAGCTGGCAATTCACCATCTCTATGGAACATAGCACCGCCGGATAGGCAGCGACTACTAAATGATTTAAGAAACA ATCACACACTGAAAGCCCGGTTTTCCTATTCCCTCACCCGAAAGGCTCCTGCGAAGGGGCTAAAGGAAAATGTGGGCGACGAGCATGCCATATCGCTGGACGAGTCTTTTGAGGGACGAGCAGCACTCATTCATATGCTAAGCGAAACCCACGATGTGGAGCCAATTCACAGCAATGGCACCACAAATGGTACCACTCCGGAAGTTGAAGAAGTGGTGGTGATACCCGGTATGATACCCAAGTTTATCAAGGTTCTCAATTCGGGCGACGCTGCGGTGGTAAGTGTTTTGAGCCCAAAACACTACGACTACCGACCGTTGGTTATCAAAATGCATCGAGATAACGAGACCAATGGGTTATGGTGGGAGATTCGGGACTATTGCAACGACACCTTTTACAACGAAACTCTATCGAAGTTTGCATACAACAACTGCACTTCGGGAATTGTGATGTACACGTTCAACGATAAAAAGTTCCCATCCACATTCAGCTTCCTCACAGCGGGAGG CATAATTGGTCTGTACACCACCTTTGTGTTATTGGCCTCGCGCTTTATGAAGTCCTTCATTGGCGGGCAAAACAGAAAGATCATGTTTGAGGATCTGCCCTATGTTGATAGAGTGCTGCAGCTCTGTCTGGACATTTATCTG GTTCGGGAGGCATTGGAATTCGCTTTGGAAGAGGACCTGTTTGCCAAATTACTCTTCCTATACCGATCGCCCGAAACGCTTATCAAGTGGACCCGTCCCAAGGAGGAGTATGTGGACGATGATGGCGACACCGACTCGATTCCCAGTCGGATGAGCGTGCGCCGGCCGGAGCAACTGCAGCCACAGCAACCGCAATAA